From a region of the Primulina eburnea isolate SZY01 chromosome 7, ASM2296580v1, whole genome shotgun sequence genome:
- the LOC140837059 gene encoding probable cyclic nucleotide-gated ion channel 20, chloroplastic isoform X1, with protein MMDPLEKKEIPMLSATYFHVDDNSSSTGRQFSTRTRSASMSIPMNSFDTSENANNIMGFTGPLRKERRNSFIQRSGPLHINHKHEAVFEPPQSVLQQKNTDPKIERYSSSINGTYNNQWPSDNYVDKNEHLLKSGQLGMCNDPYCTTCPTYYNLKGRQKQSRTSELYDAKFHNMFYGDAKGWAKKTCSVLLHYIPGIMNPHSKFVQRWNKFFVISCLFAVFVDPLFFFLLSVLQGNKCIVLNWPMTTTVVVLRSLTDFVYLIHIFLQFRLAYVAPESRVMGAGELVDDPNKIARNYLFGYFTIDFFVVLPLPQIIILLILPDSMGSSGANYAKNLLRGAILVQYVPRLYRFSPLLAGQSPTGFVFESAWANFVINLLIYMLASHVVGSSWYLLGLQRVNQCLRDACRSTNLTRCMEFIDCGHGKDYGDFRSDSTWELWKSNANSTACFGQGSFNYGIYQNAVNLTTEQSVITRYVYSSFWGFQQISTLAGNQVPSYFVWEVVFTVSIIGVGLLLFALLIGNMQNFLQALGRRRLEMSLRRRDVERWMSHRRLPEELRRQVREAERFNWAATRGVNEEMLMENLPEDLQREIRHHLFKFVKKVRIFQLLDEPIVDAICERLRIKTYIKRSKILYRGGLVDKMTFIIRGKMESIGEDNNMVPLSEGDVCGEELLTWCLEHSSVNKDGRRIRIPGHRLLSNRVVRCITNVEAFILRAADLEEVTSLFARFLRSPRVQGGIRYESPYWRALAARRIQVAWRYRKKRRLSHGDSSISPPNN; from the exons ATGATGGATCCTTTGGAAAAAAAAGAGATACCAATGCTATCAGCCACATATTTCCATGTAGATGACAACAGCAGTTCAACAGGCAGGCAATTTTCAACTAGGACAAGGAGTGCATCGATGTCTATTCCTATGAACTCTTTCGACACCTCAGAAAATGCGAACAATATCATGGGTTTCACGGGTCCTTTGAGGAAAGAAAGACGTAATTCCTTCATTCAGAGGAGTGGTCCTTTGCATATCAACCATAAACATGAGGCTGTTTTTGAACCACCCCAAAGCGTATTGCAACAAAAGAATACTGATcctaaaattgaaagatattcttcTTCTATTAATGGGACGTATAATAATCAATGGCCATCAGACAACTATGTTGACAAAAATGAACATCTTCTAAAGTCTGGACAGTTGGGGATGTGCAACGATCCGTATTGCACGACATGCCCTACTTATTACAATCTAAAAGGGCGCCAGAAGCAATCAAGAACATCAGAATTATATGATGCCAAG TTTCACAATATGTTCTATGGAGATGCAAAAGGTTGGGCAAAGAAAACATGTTCAGTTTTGCTTCATTATATTCCTGGAATCATGAATCCTCATTCAAAATTTGTTCAACGGTGGAACAAGTTCTTTGTGATTTCTTGCTTGTTTGCAGTATTCGTAGACCCGTTATTCTTCTTTCTGCTGTCCGTGCTGCAG GGTAACAAGTGCATTGTTTTGAATTGGCCCATGACAACAACCGTTGTGGTTTTGAGGAGCCTGACTGACTTCGTTTACTTGATTCATATCTTTCTTCAG TTTAGGTTGGCATATGTTGCTCCCGAATCTAGAGTTATGGGAGCTGGAGAATTAGTTGATGACCCTAACAAGATTGCCCGGAACTATCTTTTTGGATATTTTACAATTGATTTTTTTGTTGTACTTCCCCTTCCACAG ATCATCATACTATTGATTTTACCAGATTCCATGGGATCATCTGGAGCCAATTATGCAAAAAATCTTTTACGTGGAGCCATACTTGTTCAATATGTTCCGAGGCTGTACAGATTCTCACCTTTGCTAGCTGGTCAATCTCCTACGGGATTCGTTTTCGAGTCTGCATGGGCAAACTTTGTCATAAATCTTCTCATTTATATGTTGGCTAGCCATGTGGTGGGCTCATCCTGGTATCTCCTCGGTCTACAG AGAGTGAACCAATGCCTTAGAGATGCTTGTCGCAGCACCAACTTGACGAGGtgcatggaattcattgacTGCGGACATGGAAAAGACTATGGGGATTTTAGAAGCGATTCAACATGGGAACTGTGGAAGAGCAATGCCAATTCGACCGCTTGTTTCGGGCAAGGCAGTTTCAATTATGGAATTTATCAGAATGCTGTTAATCTAACCACTGAACAAAGTGTGATCACGAGATATGTTTACTCTTCGTTTTGGGGATTCCAG CAAATTAGTACCCTGGCTGGGAATCAGGTTCCGAGTTATTTTGTGTGGGAAGTTGTTTTCACCGTGAGCATCATAGGGGTGGGCCTCCTGCTTTTTGCTCTGTTGATTGGAAATATGCAGAATTTCCTCCAGGCGCTTGGCCGCAG GAGGTTAGAAATGTCTTTGAGACGCCGTGATGTTGAGCGGTGGATGAGCCATCGTCGCTTGCCAGAAGAACTAAGACG GCAAGTCCGAGAAGCAGAGCGTTTCAATTGGGCTGCCACTCGGGGGGTAAATGAAGAAATGCTAATGGAAAACCTACCAGAAGACCTTCAAAGAGAAATAAGGCACCATCTCTTTAAGTTTGTCAAGAAA GTCCGGATTTTTCAACTATTGGATGAACCTATTGTAGATGCTATATGCGAGCGGCTAAGGATAAAAACGTACATCAAAAGAAGCAAAATCCTATACCGTGGCGGTCTTGTTGATAAAATGACATTTATAATTCGAGGCAAGATGGAGAGTATAGGGGAAGATAACAATATGGTTCCCTTGTCTGAAGGAGATGTTTGTGGAGAAGAACTACTCACATGGTGCCTAGAACATTCTTCTGTAAATAAAG ATGGAAGAAGAATCAGGATTCCTGGACACAGACTGTTGAGTAACAGGGTGGTAAGATGCATAACAAACGTGGAGGCATTTATTCTGCGAGCAGCAGATCTAGAAGAAGTTACCAGTCTCTTTGCTAGATTCTTGCGAAGTCCACGAGTTCAGGGGGGCATAAG GTACGAATCACCTTACTGGCGAGCACTTGCGGCTAGACGAATACAAGTTGCATGGAGGTATAGGAAGAAAAGACGTCTTAGCCATGGCGACTCCTCCATCAGCCCACCAAATAATTGA
- the LOC140837061 gene encoding uncharacterized protein, whose amino-acid sequence MSEAYERVRGGRLAFKGGELATRDKAIDKKKKKKNNKKKSLVDDSVSHDDPNLNVLDPGPDGGEVYTIDAAKKMKYDELFPVECKKFGYDPNAKSKSVEEALDDRVKKKADRYWGEKECKKAFESAQTDDLKGCDLEACISLYVLDS is encoded by the exons ATGTCGGAGGCCTACGAGAGGGTGCGGGGCGGAAGGCTCGCTTTCAAAGGGGGCGAACTCGCCACCCGAGACAAAGCCATAgacaagaagaaaaagaagaagaacaaCAAGAAGAAGAGCCTCGTCGACGACTCAGTATCGCATGATGACCCGAATTTGAATGTTTTGGATCCAGGTCCGGATGGGGGGGAGGTTTACACCATCGACGCGGCGAAGAAGATGAAGTACGATGAATTGTTCCCCGTCGAATGTAAGAAATTCGGGTACGACCCTAATGCCAAATCCAAGTCCGTTGAGGAGGCCCTCGACGATCGCGTGAAGAAGAAGGCCGACCGCTATT GGGGCGAAAAAGAGTGCAAGAAGGCTTTTGAGAGTGCTCAGACTGATGATCTCAAAGGCTGTGATCTAGAAGCTTGTATTTCCTTGTATGTCCTAGACTCGTAG
- the LOC140837059 gene encoding probable cyclic nucleotide-gated ion channel 20, chloroplastic isoform X2, whose translation MMDPLEKKEIPMLSATYFHVDDNSSSTGRQFSTRTRSASMSIPMNSFDTSENANNIMGFTGPLRKERRNSFIQRSGPLHINHKHEAVFEPPQSVLQQKNTDPKIERYSSSINGTYNNQWPSDNYVDKNEHLLKSGQLGMCNDPYCTTCPTYYNLKGRQKQSRTSELYDAKFHNMFYGDAKGWAKKTCSVLLHYIPGIMNPHSKFVQRWNKFFVISCLFAVFVDPLFFFLLSVLQGNKCIVLNWPMTTTVVVLRSLTDFVYLIHIFLQFRLAYVAPESRVMGAGELVDDPNKIARNYLFGYFTIDFFVVLPLPQIIILLILPDSMGSSGANYAKNLLRGAILVQYVPRLYRFSPLLAGQSPTGFVFESAWANFVINLLIYMLASHVVGSSWYLLGLQRVNQCLRDACRSTNLTRCMEFIDCGHGKDYGDFRSDSTWELWKSNANSTACFGQGSFNYGIYQNAVNLTTEQSVITRYVYSSFWGFQQISTLAGNQVPSYFVWEVVFTVSIIGVGLLLFALLIGNMQNFLQALGRRRLEMSLRRRDVERWMSHRRLPEELRRPVLFNQNK comes from the exons ATGATGGATCCTTTGGAAAAAAAAGAGATACCAATGCTATCAGCCACATATTTCCATGTAGATGACAACAGCAGTTCAACAGGCAGGCAATTTTCAACTAGGACAAGGAGTGCATCGATGTCTATTCCTATGAACTCTTTCGACACCTCAGAAAATGCGAACAATATCATGGGTTTCACGGGTCCTTTGAGGAAAGAAAGACGTAATTCCTTCATTCAGAGGAGTGGTCCTTTGCATATCAACCATAAACATGAGGCTGTTTTTGAACCACCCCAAAGCGTATTGCAACAAAAGAATACTGATcctaaaattgaaagatattcttcTTCTATTAATGGGACGTATAATAATCAATGGCCATCAGACAACTATGTTGACAAAAATGAACATCTTCTAAAGTCTGGACAGTTGGGGATGTGCAACGATCCGTATTGCACGACATGCCCTACTTATTACAATCTAAAAGGGCGCCAGAAGCAATCAAGAACATCAGAATTATATGATGCCAAG TTTCACAATATGTTCTATGGAGATGCAAAAGGTTGGGCAAAGAAAACATGTTCAGTTTTGCTTCATTATATTCCTGGAATCATGAATCCTCATTCAAAATTTGTTCAACGGTGGAACAAGTTCTTTGTGATTTCTTGCTTGTTTGCAGTATTCGTAGACCCGTTATTCTTCTTTCTGCTGTCCGTGCTGCAG GGTAACAAGTGCATTGTTTTGAATTGGCCCATGACAACAACCGTTGTGGTTTTGAGGAGCCTGACTGACTTCGTTTACTTGATTCATATCTTTCTTCAG TTTAGGTTGGCATATGTTGCTCCCGAATCTAGAGTTATGGGAGCTGGAGAATTAGTTGATGACCCTAACAAGATTGCCCGGAACTATCTTTTTGGATATTTTACAATTGATTTTTTTGTTGTACTTCCCCTTCCACAG ATCATCATACTATTGATTTTACCAGATTCCATGGGATCATCTGGAGCCAATTATGCAAAAAATCTTTTACGTGGAGCCATACTTGTTCAATATGTTCCGAGGCTGTACAGATTCTCACCTTTGCTAGCTGGTCAATCTCCTACGGGATTCGTTTTCGAGTCTGCATGGGCAAACTTTGTCATAAATCTTCTCATTTATATGTTGGCTAGCCATGTGGTGGGCTCATCCTGGTATCTCCTCGGTCTACAG AGAGTGAACCAATGCCTTAGAGATGCTTGTCGCAGCACCAACTTGACGAGGtgcatggaattcattgacTGCGGACATGGAAAAGACTATGGGGATTTTAGAAGCGATTCAACATGGGAACTGTGGAAGAGCAATGCCAATTCGACCGCTTGTTTCGGGCAAGGCAGTTTCAATTATGGAATTTATCAGAATGCTGTTAATCTAACCACTGAACAAAGTGTGATCACGAGATATGTTTACTCTTCGTTTTGGGGATTCCAG CAAATTAGTACCCTGGCTGGGAATCAGGTTCCGAGTTATTTTGTGTGGGAAGTTGTTTTCACCGTGAGCATCATAGGGGTGGGCCTCCTGCTTTTTGCTCTGTTGATTGGAAATATGCAGAATTTCCTCCAGGCGCTTGGCCGCAG GAGGTTAGAAATGTCTTTGAGACGCCGTGATGTTGAGCGGTGGATGAGCCATCGTCGCTTGCCAGAAGAACTAAGACG CCCAGTTTTATTCAATCAAAACAAGTAG
- the LOC140837058 gene encoding glutamate decarboxylase-like: MVVTTTISGSDEHLHSTFASRYVRSSLPRFKMPGDSMPKDAAYQIVKDELMLDGNPRLNLASFVTTWMEEECDKLIMGSINKNYVDMDEYPVTTELQNRCVNMIAHLFHAPVGENETAIGVGTVGSSEAIMLAGLAFKRNWQAKRKAEGKPYDKPNIVTGANVQVCWEKFARYFEVELKEVKLREGYYVMDPAKAVEMVDENTICVAAILGSTLTGEFEDVKLLNELLTEKNKETGWDTPIHVDAASGGFIAPFLYPELEWDFRLPLVKSINVSGHKYGLVYAGIGWVVWRSKEDLPEELVFHINYLGSDQPTFTLNFSKGSSQIIAQYYQFIRLGFEGYKNIMQNCMENSRLLKEGLVKTGLFEIISKDVGVPLVAFSLKDSSKFTVFHIAEALRKFGWIVPAYTMPADAEHVSVLRVVVREDFSHSLAQRLVSDFEKVTKELDELPPRASVKTAHVTVEKANGPPMKKNIVETQREICSHWKRISDKKTSSVC; encoded by the exons ATGGTGGTGACAACGACGATATCGGGCTCGGATGAGCACCTGCACTCCACCTTTGCTTCGAGATATGTCCGCAGTTCTCTCCCAAG GTTCAAGATGCCGGGGGATTCGATGCCGAAGGATGCGGCGTATCAGATAGTAAAGGACGAGTTGATGCTCGACGGGAACCCTCGCCTGAACTTGGCCTCTTTTGTTACCACGTGGATGGAGGAGGAGTGCGACAAGCTGATCATGGGTTCCATCAACAAGAATTATGTCGACATGGATGAGTACCCTGTTACGACCGAGCTTCAG AATCGGTGTGTCAATATGATAGCCCATCTCTTCCACGCACCTGTTGGTGAGAATGAAACAGCGATTGGTGTGGGCACGGTCGGATCATCGGAAGCTATAATGCTTGCGGGCCTTGCTTTTAAAAGGAACTGGCAAGCAAAGAGAAAGGCAGAGGGCAAGCCTTACGATAAGCCAAATATTGTCACCGGGGCTAATGTGCAG GTTTGTTGGGAGAAATTTGCTAGGTACTTTGAGGTAGAACTAAAAGAGGTGAAGCTAAGGGAAGGTTACTATGTAATGGATCCTGCTAAAGCAGTGGAAATGGTGGATGAGAATACTATTTGCGTTGCTGCCATTCTTGGTTCTACTCTGACAGGGGAATTTGAGGATGTGAAGCTCCTCAATGAACTTCTGACAGAAAAGAACAAGGAAACTGGATGGGACACCCCGATTCATGTTGATGCAGCTAGTGGAGGATTTATAGCCCCGTTTCTTTACCCTGAACTTGAATGGGATTTTCGTTTGCCGCTGGTGAAGAGTATCAATGTCAGTGGTCACAAGTATGGGCTCGTTTACGCCGGTATTGGGTGGGTAGTGTGGAGGAGCAAGGAGGACTTGCCGGAGGAGCTTGTCTTCCATATCAACTACCTAGGGTCGGACCAACCTACATTCACCTTAAATTTCTCGAAAG gATCTTCCCAGATCATTGCTCAGTATTATCAGTTCATAAGACTTGGATTTGAG GGCTATAAAAACATCATGCAAAATTGCATGGAAAACTCAAGGTTGCTTAAAGAAGGACTCGTCAAGACAGGGCTATTCGAGATCATTTCGAAAGACGTTGGTGTGCCCTTGGTTGCATTTTCTCTCAAGGACAGCAGCAAGTTCACAGTTTTCCATATAGCCGAGGCCCTTAGAAAATTCGGGTGGATAGTTCCCGCTTACACCATGCCTGCTGATGCTGAGCATGTTTCTGTCCTTCGAGTGGTGGTTCGAGAGGACTTCAGCCACAGCTTGGCACAGAGACTTGTCTCCGACTTTGAAAAAGTGACCAAGGAGTTGGATGAGCTTCCGCCTCGCGCTTCCGTTAAAACTGCCCATGTCACCGTCGAGAAAGCGAATGGGCCACCGATGAAAAAGAACATTGTGGAGACTCAGAGAGAAATCTGCAGCCACTGGAAGAGGATTTCAGACAAGAAAACTAGTAGTGTCTGCTAA
- the LOC140837060 gene encoding homeobox-leucine zipper protein HDG11-like yields MEFSSGGGGGDGSSGGDGSDPHRRKKRYHRHTAHQIQRLETMFKECPHPDEKTRNHLSRELNLHPRQIKFWFQNRRTQMKAQHERADNCALRSENDKIRCENIAIREALRNVICPSCGGPPVSEDSYFDEQKLRIENAHLKEELDRVSSIAAKYIGRPISQLPPVQPIHVSSLDLSMASFGSHGIPGPSLDLDLLPGSSSSVIPNLAFPPMGISDMDKSLMADIAVNAMDELVKLLQANEPIWMKSTADGREILNLETYDSIFPRSNSHLKNPNIRIEASRDSGVVIMNGMALVDMFMDANKWVELFPTIVSRARTIEVISSGMLGGRSGTLQLMCEELQVLSALVPTRQFYFLRFCQQIEQGSWAIVDVSSDIPQQGSQFTSSCKVQKLPSGCLIQDLPNGYSKVTWVEHWEIEDKAPIHRLYRELIHSGLAFGAERWLSNLQRICERFACLMVTENSTRDLGGVIPLAEGKRSMMKLAQRMVNNFCSSINPANGQQWTTNTGLNEFEVRATVHKSTDPGQPNGVVLSAAATIWLPIPPQNVFNFFRDERTRPQWDVLSNQNPVQEVAHIANGSHPGNCISVLRAFNTSQNNMLILQESCIDSSGALVVYCPVDLPAINIAMSGEDPSYIPLLPSGFTISPDGQPEHHHARGGGSDGASTSSNPGIGGRSSGSLITVVFQILVSSFPSARMSPESVTTVNNLISNTVHQIKAALNCTTS; encoded by the exons ATGGAGTTCAGCAGCGGAGGAGGCGGCGGCGATGGCTCCAGCGGCGGCGATGGTTCCGATCCTCACCGGAGGAAGAAGCGCTACCATCGTCACACAGCCCACCAAATTCAGAGGCTTGAAAC GATGTTCAAAGAGTGTCCCCACCCAGATGAGAAGACAAGAAATCACTTGAGCAGAGAGTTGAATTTGCATCCTCGGCAAATCAAATTTTGGTTCCAGAACAGGAGAACTCAGATGAAG GCGCAACATGAAAGAGCAGATAACTGCGCTCTTCGGTCAGAAAATGATAAGATAAGATGTGAAAATATAGCAATCAGAGAGGCCCTGAGGAATGTAATCTGCCCCTCTTGTGGAGGCCCTCCTGTTTCTGAGGACTCTTACTTCGACGAGCAAAAACTGCGAATTGAAAATGCCCATCTGAAAGAAGAG CTCGACAGAGTTTCTAGCATTGCAGCAAAATACATAGGGAGGCCTATTTCACAACTGCCACCAGTGCAGCCGATTCATGTATCTTCGTTGGATTTATCTATGGCTAGTTTTGGAAGTCATGGAATTCCTGGACCTTCTCTTGATCTTGATCTTCTTCCCGGAAGTTCTTCCAGTGTAATTCCGAATCTTGCCTTCCCTCCAATGGGCATTTCGGATATGGATAAATCACTCATGGCTGATATTGCGGTGAACGCGATGGATGAATTGGTTAAGCTCTTGCAAGCCAATGAGCCAATCTGGATGAAGTCCACTGCTGATGGCAGGGAAATTCTTAATCTAGAAACCTATGATAGTATTTTCCCAAGGTCTAATAGTCACTTGAAAAATCCCAACATTCGGATCGAAGCATCGCGAGATTCGGGTGttgttataatgaatggtatGGCATTGGTCGACATGTTCATGGATGCG AACAAGTGGGTGGAATTGTTCCCTACAATTGTCTCAAGGGCAAGAACCATTGAAGTTATATCATCTGGAATGCTTGGAGGCCGAAGCGGCACATTGCAATTG ATGTGCGAAGAATTGCAGGTTCTTTCAGCCTTGGTGCCGACTAGGCAATTTTATTTCCTCCGATTCTGTCAGCAGATTGAACAAGGCTCGTGGGCAATTGTCGACGTTTCCTCGGATATTCCTCAGCAAGGCAGCCAATTTACTTCTTCATGTAAAGTTCAGAAGCTTCCTTCTGGATGCCTGATACAAGACTTGCCTAATGGTTACTCAAAG GTAACTTGGGTTGAACATTGGGAAATTGAAGACAAAGCTCCCATTCATAGGCTATATAGAGAACTCATTCACAGTGGATTAGCCTTTGGAGCTGAAAGATGGCTTTCGAATCTTCAACGGATATGCGAAAGATTTGCTTGCTTGATGGTTACTGAAAATTCTACTCGTGATCTTGGAGGGG TGATTCCATTGGCTGAGGGCAAAAGAAGTATGATGAAACTTGCCCAGAGAATGGTAAATAATTTTTGTTCAAGTATAAACCCTGCTAATGGCCAGCAATGGACCACAAATACAGGGTTGAATGAGTTTGAGGTCCGAGCAACAGTTCACAAGAGCACTGATCCTGGCCAGCCAAATGGAGTAGTGCTCAGTGCAGCTGCCACTATTTGGCTCCCTATACCTCCACAAAATGTTTTCAATTTTTTCAGGGATGAAAGAACTCGACCTCAG TGGGATGTTCTGTCAAATCAAAATCCAGTTCAAGAAGTTGCCCACATTGCAAATGGCTCTCATCCTGGAAATTGCATATCTGTTCTCCGG GCCTTCAACACAAGCCAAAACAACATGCTGATACTTCAAGAGAGCTGCATAGACTCATCAGGGGCACTTGTTGTGTACTGTCCTGTCGACCTTCCAGCAATCAACATAGCAATGAGTGGCGAAGACCCTTCATATATCCCTTTACTGCCATCTGGTTTCACTATTTCTCCCGATGGCCAGCCTGAACACCACCATGCCAGAGGAGGTGGCAGTGATGGTGCCTCAACAAGCTCGAATCCGGGCATTGGTGGGAGGTCCTCAGGTTCACTAATCACTGTTGTGTTTCAAATACTCGTGAGCAGCTTCCCATCAGCCCGAATGAGCCCCGAGTCAGTGACCACCGTTAATAACCTTATCAGCAACACTGTCCACCAAATTAAAGCCGCCTTGAATTGCACAACTTCTTGA